The genomic window TGCGCACGTGGGCCGCGAGCAAGCGGGGCGGCAACGGCTCCACGCCGGAGTTCATCGCGCTGGCCGAGCGGATCTCCGGTGAGCAGCTCGACGCGCTCTTCGACGCCTGGCTGTTCCAGGGGGGCAAGCCGCCGTACCCGGGCAGTTCTGTTCTGGCCGCCAAGCGTGCCGAGGCATCGACGAAGGTCCCGCCAGCGGTACGGGCCCTACAGGAGCGCCTGGCGATCGGCAATCGCTGACGCAACGGATCGGGCGCCCGGCCGAGTCGGCCGGGCGCCCTCGCACGTCGAGACGTCCGAAAAGGATTGCTGGTCGACGGTACGATGCACAGGGGGTAGCCAAGGCTGCCCGGCAGCGTGACGGGCGGGCACCCGAGGACGCCCCAGGCTCCAGACGTCGGTTGTGCCGGACACACGGGGGGAAAACCATGTTCGAGCGGCTGGGCAGATTCGTTGTACGCAGGGCGTGGTGGGTGATTGCCGGCTGGGTGCTCGCGGCAGCCGTCATCGTCCTCACCACACCGTCGCTGAGCGACATCACCTCCGCCGATCAGAGCAGCTTCCTGCCCCGCTCGTACGAGTCCGTGCAGGCCATTGAACTCGGAAAGAAGGCGTTTCCGCAGCAGGCCACAGCGACAGCGACCATCGTGGTCAAGCGCGCCGACGGGCAGTCGCTCACGCCGGCCGACGAGGCGAGGGTGGGCCAGCTCGCCCAGTCGCTCAAGGCCAGGAACATCTCGCGCACGTCCGGCTATCTGACCGGCCCGCAGGCGGTGGCGCCGGACAAGTCGGTGCAGGCGGTGAACGTCGGGCTCGACGCGGTCGCCCCGGACGACCCGGCGCTGCTCGACGCCGTACGCGATCTGCGGGCGGCCATCGGTCCGGAGCTGACGGGCAGCGGGCTGAGCGCGGGCGTGGCCGGCGACGTAGCGACCTTCGTCGACAACGAGGACACCTTCAACAACGCATTTGCCGTGGTCGGCATCGCGACGATCATCCTGATCATCGGACTGATCCTGATCATCTTCCGCAGCCCCATCGCCGCGCTGCTGCCCGTAGCGGTCATCGGCGTTGTCCTGGCCGTCACGAGCGGGCTTGTCGCCGCAGCGGGCAAGGCGTTCGATCTCAATGTGAGTCAGGATCTGCAGACGGTGCTGCTGATCGTGCTGTTCGGCATCGGCACCGACTACATCCTGTTCCTGCTCTTCCGCTATCGCGAGCGGCTGCGGGCCGGTGACGACAAGCGCACCGCGATGATGGTCTCCGTCGAGCGGGTCGGCGAGGTCATCACGTCGGCCGCGGGAGCGGTCATCGTCGCGTTCCTCGTGCTGCTCCTCGCCTCCCTCGGCTTCTTCGGCTCACTCGGCCCGGCGCTCGCGATCGCCGTCGGCGTCATGCTGGTCACCTCGCTCACGCTCATCCCGGCGGTCGTCTCGCTGCTCGGCCGGTACGTCTTCTGGCCGTCCAAGGCGTGGCAGCGTGCCCCCAAGGCCACCATGTCGCGCCGTCTCGGGACCGCCATCGGGCGCCGGCCGGCGCTCGTCGCGGCAGCATCCGGCGCCCTGCTGGTCGCGCTCGCCGCAGGCGTGTTGACCTACAAGGCCGACTACGACTTCAGCGCCGGCTTCCCACAGGACACCGAGTCGGCGAAGGCCGCCGCGGACCTGCAGCGCGGCTTCGCCGCCGGTGCGCTCGCCCCGACCGAGGTCTACCTGACCACCGGCAACGGGTCGCCGCTGACCGAGCGACAGGTCAGCGACTTCGCGGCGGCCGCGGCGGGCGCCCCGGGAGTGGGCCGGGTGCAGCCCCCGGAGCGCAGCAGCGACCCGAGTGTGGCCCGGGTGAACCTGTTGCTCAACGAAAACCCGGTCTCCAACGAGGCGATCACGCTCGTCCGCGACGAACTGCGCGGCGCCCTGCATGCGGCGGCCCCGCCCGGCACCCGGGCAGTGGTCGGCGGACCCACCGCGATCTTCGCGGACATCAACTCGGCGAACAACCGCGACCTGTCAGTGATCCTGCCGGTGGCGGCCGTCCTGATCGCGCTCATCCTCGCGCTGCTGCTGCGCAGCCTGGTCGCGCCGATCTACCTCGTGATAGCGGTGCTGCTCAACTTCGCCGCCACGCTGGGTGCCACGGTCTATCTCTTCCAAGGGCTGCAGGACAAGCCCGGGGTCACCTTCCAGCTGCCGATCATCCTCTACCTCTTCGTGGTGGCGATCGGGACGGACTACAACATCCTGATGATCGCCCGACTGCGTGAGGAGGCCCGGGAGGGCAACGAGCCGCACGAGGCCGCCGCTATCGGAGTGGAACACGCCGGCCCGACGGTCGCGGCGGCCGGGCTGATCCTTGCCGGGACGTTCGGGGTGCTGATGCTCGCGCCGATCTCGTTCCTGCAACAGATGGGCTTCGCGGTGGCGATCGGCATCGTGCTGTCGGCGTTCGTCATGTCGATGTTCTTCGTCCCCGCCCTGACCGCTCTGATCGGGCACCGGGCGTGGTGGCCGGGCCACGGCGACGAGCGGCCGGCCAGCGCGCGGCACGTCCCGCCGGAGCCGGCGAGCGTGGCGAAGGTGTAGCGGGCGGCGCGTGTACGCCTGTCAGCCCGCCGCCGGCTGACCGGTCGCCCTGCCCGCCGCCACTCCGTGTACCGGGCGCCGGCCGTTCCTTCGCGGTACGGCCGGCGCCCGTGAGCACTCCCGAGGTGGGCGTCGCCCGCCAGGTTGTTAGGACCGCGCCGGTATCCGCTCGACCGGCGAGGCCGCGACCGGCCGGAACACCGGCCGCGCCAGGGCGCTCGGCCACCAAACACGGGGGCCGATGTGCAGCGCCAGCGCCGGTACGAGCAGGCTGCGGACGAGGAATGTGTCGAGCAGCACCCCGACGCCGATGATGACCGCCGACTGCACGGACGGCACCAGGGGCAGCACGCTGAGCGCGCCGAACGTGGCGGCCAGCACCACGCCCGCGCTGGTGATCACCCCGCCGGTCACGGTCAGCGCATGCAGCACGCCCTGCCGGTGCCCGAGCCGCGCCGCCTCCTCCCGGGCCCGGGTGGCGAGGAAGATGGTGTAGTCCACGCCGAGGGCGACGAGGAACAGGAACGTCTGCAGCGGGATCCCGACGAAGAGCTTCGGGTAGCCCATCGCGTCGAGGACCAGCCCAGCCGCGCCCATCGCGGCGACGTAGGACAGGACCACGCTCGCCAGCAACAGCAGCGGTGCGACCAGCGCGCGCAACAGCAGCACCAGGATGACGAAGACGACCGCCAGCACCAGCGGCACCACGACCCGGTTGTCCCGGCCGACCGTCCGCTCCTCGTCGAGCAGGTACGCGGTGTCCCCGCCGACCAGCGCCTGCGCACCCGGCACGGCGTGCACCGCGGTGCGGAGCCGGTCGACGGTGTCCAGCGCCGCGTCGCTGTCCGGCGTGTGGGCCAGGACCGCCGCGATGCGAACCCAGCGCCCGTCCGGCGAGCGCTCCGGCTCGCCCACCTCGGCAACCCCCGGCACGGTACGGGCGGCGGCCACCACCTGGTCGGCCGGGCCGGCGGCGGCCAGGATCTCGGCGGGTGCGACGGCTCCCCTCGGGTAGTGCGCCTCGATCATCCGCTGGCCGGCGACCGAGCCGACCTCCTTGGTGAAGGACTCGTCATGCGGCATGCCGATGCTGAGGTTGCCGATGCCGAAGCTCAGGGCGACCAGCGCCGCCGCCGTTCCCAGCCACACCGCGCGGGGCCGGCGCCCGACGAAACCGGCGATCCGGCGCCACACGCCGTGCTCGGCCGCCACGTCGAGCCCGACCGCGTCCGGCGAGTACCGCGGCACGAACGGCCAGAACAGCCACCGCCCGAAGATGACCAGCACGGCCGGCAGCAGCGTGGTCATGGCGAGGAACGCCGCGGCGATCCCGACCGCGCCGACCGGCCCGAGCCCCCGGGTGGACGGCAGCTGCGCGGCGAGCAGGCACAGCAGGCCGATCGCGACGGTCGCCGCCGAGGCGCCGATCGCGCCGATCGACCGCCGCAGCGCGACGGCCATCGCCGCGTGCCGGTCGGCGTGCCGGCGCAGTTCCTCCCGGTAGCGGGCGATGAGCAGCAGGGCGTAGTCCACGCCGACGCCGAAGACCAGCACGGTCAGGATGCTCTGGCTCTGGAAGTCCACGGCCAGCCCGGCGTGCCGGGCCAGCAGGTACACCACCGCGCTGGCGAGCTGGTTGGCCACCGCGACTGTGATGAGCGGGATCAACCAGAGGACCGGGCTGCGGTACGTGACGAGGAGCAGCAACGCGACGGTGGCCGCGGTCGCCAGCAGCAGCGTGGTGTCCATGCCGGCGAACGCGTCGAAGACGTCGTCCTCGCCGCCCGCCGGACCGGTCAACGCGGTCCGCAGGCCGGCCGGTGCGTCCGTGCTCAGCTGCTCCTTGACGTCGGCCACCGCGTCGGCCCGTTGGTCGGCGTCGCCGGCGACCGGGAAGGAGAGCAGCAGCGCCTGCCCGTCATCGCTGGCCACCGGCGCGGGCACCTGGCCGCCGTCGGCGTACCGGGCGAACGCCGTGCGGTCGCCGTCGACCTTCGCGCGGTCGGCATCGGTGAGCCCGCCCTCGCGGACGTAGACGGCGACGGCCAGGGGCTTCTGGGAGTCCGGGAACGCGGCCTCCGCCCGCTGCACGGCCCGGCTGGCTTCCGCGGTGGCGGGCAACGCGCCGAGGGTGTCGTTGTTCTGCACCTCGGTCAGCTTGATCGCCAGCGGCCCGGCCGCCGCGACGAGGACGAGCCAGAAGACGAGCATGGCGTACTTGCTGCGGCGGCCGGACGCCAGGCCGGCCAGCCGGTGCTTTTCTTGCAGTCTTGTGGTCATGCCCTCGATCCTTCGGCGGGCATGGG from Micromonospora kangleipakensis includes these protein-coding regions:
- a CDS encoding MMPL family transporter — protein: MIAGWVLAAAVIVLTTPSLSDITSADQSSFLPRSYESVQAIELGKKAFPQQATATATIVVKRADGQSLTPADEARVGQLAQSLKARNISRTSGYLTGPQAVAPDKSVQAVNVGLDAVAPDDPALLDAVRDLRAAIGPELTGSGLSAGVAGDVATFVDNEDTFNNAFAVVGIATIILIIGLILIIFRSPIAALLPVAVIGVVLAVTSGLVAAAGKAFDLNVSQDLQTVLLIVLFGIGTDYILFLLFRYRERLRAGDDKRTAMMVSVERVGEVITSAAGAVIVAFLVLLLASLGFFGSLGPALAIAVGVMLVTSLTLIPAVVSLLGRYVFWPSKAWQRAPKATMSRRLGTAIGRRPALVAAASGALLVALAAGVLTYKADYDFSAGFPQDTESAKAAADLQRGFAAGALAPTEVYLTTGNGSPLTERQVSDFAAAAAGAPGVGRVQPPERSSDPSVARVNLLLNENPVSNEAITLVRDELRGALHAAAPPGTRAVVGGPTAIFADINSANNRDLSVILPVAAVLIALILALLLRSLVAPIYLVIAVLLNFAATLGATVYLFQGLQDKPGVTFQLPIILYLFVVAIGTDYNILMIARLREEAREGNEPHEAAAIGVEHAGPTVAAAGLILAGTFGVLMLAPISFLQQMGFAVAIGIVLSAFVMSMFFVPALTALIGHRAWWPGHGDERPASARHVPPEPASVAKV
- a CDS encoding MMPL family transporter, whose protein sequence is MTTRLQEKHRLAGLASGRRSKYAMLVFWLVLVAAAGPLAIKLTEVQNNDTLGALPATAEASRAVQRAEAAFPDSQKPLAVAVYVREGGLTDADRAKVDGDRTAFARYADGGQVPAPVASDDGQALLLSFPVAGDADQRADAVADVKEQLSTDAPAGLRTALTGPAGGEDDVFDAFAGMDTTLLLATAATVALLLLVTYRSPVLWLIPLITVAVANQLASAVVYLLARHAGLAVDFQSQSILTVLVFGVGVDYALLLIARYREELRRHADRHAAMAVALRRSIGAIGASAATVAIGLLCLLAAQLPSTRGLGPVGAVGIAAAFLAMTTLLPAVLVIFGRWLFWPFVPRYSPDAVGLDVAAEHGVWRRIAGFVGRRPRAVWLGTAAALVALSFGIGNLSIGMPHDESFTKEVGSVAGQRMIEAHYPRGAVAPAEILAAAGPADQVVAAARTVPGVAEVGEPERSPDGRWVRIAAVLAHTPDSDAALDTVDRLRTAVHAVPGAQALVGGDTAYLLDEERTVGRDNRVVVPLVLAVVFVILVLLLRALVAPLLLLASVVLSYVAAMGAAGLVLDAMGYPKLFVGIPLQTFLFLVALGVDYTIFLATRAREEAARLGHRQGVLHALTVTGGVITSAGVVLAATFGALSVLPLVPSVQSAVIIGVGVLLDTFLVRSLLVPALALHIGPRVWWPSALARPVFRPVAASPVERIPARS